A region of Anolis sagrei isolate rAnoSag1 chromosome 2, rAnoSag1.mat, whole genome shotgun sequence DNA encodes the following proteins:
- the LOC132766534 gene encoding caveolin-2-like: MINDEYLIEYKMDPEDAHGREPGDTAPLQSTINIPPNVDSRDPRGINQHLKFEFSDILAEPSSFRSFDRVWTWSDIVFESSRLWCYRIISLLCAVPVSLLSGFLFACLGCVHIWCVMPCIQLCTMAMPPIRTLWASILDVVVAPLCTSLGRCCSAIYLTVTQK; encoded by the exons ATGATCAATGATGAATACCTGATTGAGTACAAAATGGATCCAGAAGACGCTCATGGGCGGGAGCCAGGAGATACTGCCCCCCTGCAATCCACTATCAACATCCCACCTAACGTGGACTCCCGGGATCCACGAGGGATCAACCAACACCTCAAG TTCGAATTCTCCGACATCCTTGCCGAGCCTTCCTCGTTCCGCAGCTTTGACCGGGTTTGGACCTGGAGCGACATTGTCTTTGAGAGCTCCCGCCTCTGGTGCTATCGTATCATCTCACTGCTGTGTGCTGTGCCTGTCTCCTTGCTTTCAGGTTTCCTCTTTGCCTGCTTGGGCTGCGTCCACATCTG GTGTGTCATGCCCTGTATCCAGCTGTGCACGATGGCAATGCCTCCTATTCGCACGTTGTGGGCTAGCATCCTGGATGTTGTGGTGGCCCCGCTGTGTACCAGTTTGGGACGCTGTTGCAGTGCCATCTACCTCACCGTAACTCAGAAGTAA